From a single Fusarium fujikuroi IMI 58289 draft genome, chromosome FFUJ_chr03 genomic region:
- a CDS encoding related to coactosin codes for MSGLDAPEVSAAYDAVRSDKDETNWLLISYASAVGNKLSLTKTGTGGLPEMVKELDDGQVQYGYVRVEYANDKESKRVKFALVVWIGENTKVMRKARVSIESGDVKRVLSHHSIAVTTGDRSELDEADIVVRLRKAGGADYNGGRG; via the coding sequence ATGTCGGGTCTCGACGCACCAGAAGTCAGCGCAGCCTACGACGCCGTGCGCTCAGACAAAGACGAGACAAACTGGCTGCTCATCTCGTACGCGTCCGCCGTGGGGAACAAGCTGAGCCTCACCAAGACGGGAACAGGCGGTCTGCCCGAGATGGTCAAGGAGCTGGACGACGGCCAGGTGCAGTACGGCTACGTGCGCGTCGAGTACGCCAACGACAAGGAGAGCAAGCGCGTCAAGTTTGCGCTCGTCGTCTGGATTGGCGAGAACACAAAGGTCATGCGGAAAGCTCGCGTCAGCATCGAGAGCGGCGACGTCAAGAGGGTGCTCTCGCATCACAGCATCGCGGTCACCACGGGGGATCGGTCCGAGCTGGATGAGGCGGATATCGTcgtgaggttgaggaaggCTGGCGGCGCTGATTACAACGGAGGTCGGGGCTGA